Genomic segment of Pseudomonadota bacterium:
ACCTTCACACAAACCCCCTTTTGCTTTAGATGAATTCAGCCTTCTTCACAATCAAAATTCCAAAAAACATCTGTTCCTCCCTTATCCTCCTTTATTACCCTTAAATTGTACTATCATCATGGTAATATCGTCTGATTGGGGAACCTCGTGAGAAAATTGTGTAATCTCACCCATTATACACTCAATGACTTTAAGAATCGATTCTCCTCTGCATTTTAATATCTCATTTTTCAGGCGTTCTTCTGAAAAGAGTTCGTTTTTCCCATTCATCGCTTCTGTAACGCCATCGGTATAAAGGAAAATGGAATCACCTGGTTGCAAAGTAATGCTCTCCGTTGTATATGTTGCATCATCCATGACGCCTATCACGAGCTCTCCTTTCCCCTCAATAAAGGCTATATCACCCTTATCTCTTATAAGTAAAGGTGGGTTGTGTCCTCCATTGGTATAGAGTATTTCTCCTGTTATGGTATTAAGGATACCGCAGAAAACGGTTACAAACATATTCAGGTCATTCCCTATACACAGATCCTCATTCACCCTGGAAATAATTTTATCCGATGTAAGCCCAGAAGTAGCCTTTGCCTTTATAAGGGTTTTTGTCAGAGTCATAAACAGGGCTGCAGGCACCCCCTTGCCTGAAACATCGGCAATGACAAAACAGAGATGTTTATCATCTATGAAGAAAAAGTCATAGAAGTCTCCTCCTACTTCCCTCGCAGGCTTTATCATCGCGTATATGTCAAATTCATCCCTGTCAGGGAATGGGGGAAACCTTTTCTGCAGGATGCCCATCTGGATATCGTGGGCAATCTTGAGCTCGCTCTCTATCCGTTCTTTAGAGGCTGTAGCCTCTGTGAGTTCTTTAATATATTCCTTTAATGATGCCTTCATGTAGTTGAATGCTTCTGAAAGCCTTCCCACTTCATCTCGTGTTTTAACTAACGGTAGTTCGATATCAAGATTCCCGGCCCCGATATGTTCCGTTGCCTTTGCCATTCCCCTCAAGGGTTCTGTAATCGACCTGGCGATAAATACCACCGCGATGGAAAGGAGAAAGAGCCCAAAAATCCCGAGGAAAATAACTATTTTATTCAGATTTGTAATATCCTCTACCATTTCATCCTGGGGGAAAAGGACAGCAAGGGACCAGCCGCTTGAAGGGATTGGAACAAAGTACATCCAGCAGAGTTTGCCAGTGGTAATACTTTTAAACGGGACGAGCCCGGATTCACCATGAATCATTTTTCTTCCTATCTCCCTGAGATGAGTATCATTCCGTGCTTCTGCAATGCTGAAGATAGTCTCATTCATTATCAAGTCTTTCAATGGATGGGTCACAATCGTGCCATTTTTTGAAATCAGGAAACCGTACCCTGTTTTGAGAACCTTTATCGAGGAGACAATATTTCTCAACTGTTCGAGGGATACATCCACAACTACAATCCCCTTGAATTGCCTCTTCCCATCAACCTTTTTGTAAAAAGGCACTGAATACGATGACATGATAATGCCCCCACCTTCGCCAAAGTATGGCTCTATCCACTGGGGACGTTTAAGTTCTTTTGGAATTTGATACCAGTCGGAGTAAAGATAATTGTAATATTTATCAATAGATTTAAATTCTATCCACTGATTGGGTTTATAAAAATAGGGGGCAAAATATTGCGATGTTTTCTTGAAAGCATAAGGCTCAAAGGCAATGGCAGCACCATATATCTCTTCGTTTTTTTCTACTACTGTGTAAATTAGCTGAACTAACTCTTTCTCATTGTAGGAGCTGTTCTCTAAAAAGTAGGCTATATTTTCAGGGACCTTCTGTGTTGCACGAAGTACAGTTTCAATCTTGTTCATCGCATTTGTTACGATAGTACGTGCATTTTCCTCTACATTTTTTTCAATCGTTTTGCGGGAAACATAGTAATTGTAACCAAAGATGAGCGTGAAGATAATGGCACTGCTTAAAGTAAAAAAAAGGACAAGCTTGAATGCAATACCTCTATTTTTCAACATACTTTACGCATTCTCCATAGAAGGATTTGAAGTCAGGAATATTTTTTATGAGACCACCCTCTTTGAGTGTATTCGAGACCCTCATAAAATCTTCCAGCCTGAGCGCTCCAACAGGTGTTCTATCCTTATCTACGGGAAGCACCAGATCTTTCATCCTCCTGAGCATCCATCTCTGATGGACCTTATTTGCAGGAACATTTGCCTTAGACATATATTTCAAAACAATATCCAGTGCTTCTTCAGGTTGTGAAAACGCATAAAGCCAGCCCTCAATAGAAGCCTTCACGAAGGCGCATGACAATGCCGGATCCCTTTTGAATGTCTTTTCAAGGGTATAGATACCATCTTCAGGAAAGTTCAGCCCATGCTCATGAAAGAAAAAGGTGGTCAATTCATCAGGATTGAGCCCGGCATTGAGGATAGTGTGATACTCGTTGTACCACATTGCTGATGCCACATCAACACCATCCCTGAGAAATAGATTCACCGAATATGACTGCGGAATAACCTTAACCTTGAGCTTATATTTCCTAAAAAATGCTGTGGGTTGTATCTTAAAATCTTCACCCCAGATTCCTACTTTCTTATTGTCTATATCCTCGGGTCTATTGATGCCTCTTGCTTTTTTCGCTATTAGCATCAAGGCGGAACGCTGTATAATCTGTGCAATATTCACCAGTTTTAATCCCTGAGAACGTTTCTGTATGGCAGTGGATAACCACATGGTTGCAAAGTCCACTTCCCCTTTCTCGAGAAACTCTGCTGAAGGACTGCTTGGACCTCCAGGGAGTATATTAAGGTTGATACCGTATTTTTTGTATATCCCTTTTTCGTATGCGACGTAGTATCCTGCAAACTGCGCCTGGGGGCTCCATTGAGGTATAAAAAAAACATTTTTGAGTGTCTCCTCAGCCCGTGCACAAGGCAGAAAAAGAGAGGCTACAAAAAGAAAAAGAGAGAGGATAATATTCATCAGCATAAGGTAATATTGTGAAGACCTGTAAATTCTACATTAATCAACATCAAAAAATAAAGGTTTTGTTCTTCCTTTTAAAAATAACCTGACCATGAAATGAACTACCCCAAGGCAAGCCTCTGGGTATCGAAGGCAGTATCGAGGCAAGACCCCTTATACGAAGCAAGCTTCGGGGAATGGACCCGAGGGGCATTCAAAGATTTTCCAGCAAAAATAGTATAAAATGATTGATTTAAAAGGAAATTCCAGGGATAATAAAATCGTGGGTGTAGATACAACACAGGATTCCAAATATTAAGCAGGAGGAGAATAATCGCCATGAACAAACAGGACATGATAAAAAAGATTAAAGCGAAAATTAGAGAGGACAAGATTTCATGTAAACAGGCACTAAAGATAGCAGAAGAAGAGGGTATTCCTCCAAAGATTCTGGGCGAAATCCTGAATGAAGAAAAGATTAAGATAATCCATTGTCAATTGGCTTGCTTTCCTTAACTCTTCGCTCAATCGCCAGGCATTATAGATGGGTTTAGGCCAGCTCTCACAGGACCCCAATTGCTTACTGTAAGTGAGGTTCCCACATTTTAGCGGTTTTCATGATGTAGTCGGGGGGAAGGCTCTTCACAATCTCGTTGTGACCTGGTAAAAGTATATCCACATCCAATTTTG
This window contains:
- a CDS encoding ABC transporter substrate-binding protein, encoding MNIILSLFLFVASLFLPCARAEETLKNVFFIPQWSPQAQFAGYYVAYEKGIYKKYGINLNILPGGPSSPSAEFLEKGEVDFATMWLSTAIQKRSQGLKLVNIAQIIQRSALMLIAKKARGINRPEDIDNKKVGIWGEDFKIQPTAFFRKYKLKVKVIPQSYSVNLFLRDGVDVASAMWYNEYHTILNAGLNPDELTTFFFHEHGLNFPEDGIYTLEKTFKRDPALSCAFVKASIEGWLYAFSQPEEALDIVLKYMSKANVPANKVHQRWMLRRMKDLVLPVDKDRTPVGALRLEDFMRVSNTLKEGGLIKNIPDFKSFYGECVKYVEK
- a CDS encoding SpoIIE family protein phosphatase, yielding MLKNRGIAFKLVLFFTLSSAIIFTLIFGYNYYVSRKTIEKNVEENARTIVTNAMNKIETVLRATQKVPENIAYFLENSSYNEKELVQLIYTVVEKNEEIYGAAIAFEPYAFKKTSQYFAPYFYKPNQWIEFKSIDKYYNYLYSDWYQIPKELKRPQWIEPYFGEGGGIIMSSYSVPFYKKVDGKRQFKGIVVVDVSLEQLRNIVSSIKVLKTGYGFLISKNGTIVTHPLKDLIMNETIFSIAEARNDTHLREIGRKMIHGESGLVPFKSITTGKLCWMYFVPIPSSGWSLAVLFPQDEMVEDITNLNKIVIFLGIFGLFLLSIAVVFIARSITEPLRGMAKATEHIGAGNLDIELPLVKTRDEVGRLSEAFNYMKASLKEYIKELTEATASKERIESELKIAHDIQMGILQKRFPPFPDRDEFDIYAMIKPAREVGGDFYDFFFIDDKHLCFVIADVSGKGVPAALFMTLTKTLIKAKATSGLTSDKIISRVNEDLCIGNDLNMFVTVFCGILNTITGEILYTNGGHNPPLLIRDKGDIAFIEGKGELVIGVMDDATYTTESITLQPGDSIFLYTDGVTEAMNGKNELFSEERLKNEILKCRGESILKVIECIMGEITQFSHEVPQSDDITMMIVQFKGNKGG